A stretch of the Duncaniella dubosii genome encodes the following:
- a CDS encoding undecaprenyl-phosphate glucose phosphotransferase — MGKGNRHGRYFHRALTLVDFLILNGVFFVVTILNPSVAEIHTRLIWVLLNVAYIPVARHIGRIHKVRAMQMDRLMLSALHAVCFHALGFIFLLYFLKLDAIPWRVFAEFYSVSALMQMAWWLGSHYLLKTYRRSGRSYSRIVIVGCNPTGERLLAEMELDSGFGYRCQGFFDRYCPPDFELRSQYAGNLEELEKFVVENHTDEIFYALSGEQREAVQLILGICEKHMVKFHFVPQISPFLTRKFRLDSIGQMPVLEVRHNPLERNANRVLKRAFDIAFSGTFLIFSPVIFIPVAIAIKLSSPGPVFFRQMRTGYMGRDFLCWKFRTMRVNEQADSMQATRNDPRKTKLGDFLRRTSIDELPQFINVFMGDMSIVGPRPHMLKHTEDYRRLISQYMVRHLIKPGITGWAQVRGYRGQTEELWQMERRVEHDIWYIEHWSFLLDLKIIVRTVINALGGEEQAF; from the coding sequence ATGGGAAAAGGTAACAGACACGGACGATATTTCCACAGGGCTCTGACTTTAGTTGACTTCCTTATACTTAACGGGGTCTTTTTTGTCGTGACCATACTCAACCCGTCGGTGGCTGAAATCCACACGCGCCTTATATGGGTGTTGCTCAACGTGGCCTATATCCCGGTGGCGCGTCACATCGGGCGCATCCACAAGGTCAGGGCAATGCAGATGGACAGGCTGATGCTTTCGGCTCTACACGCCGTCTGTTTCCATGCTCTCGGATTCATATTCCTGCTCTATTTCCTGAAACTCGATGCCATACCGTGGCGTGTCTTTGCGGAGTTCTACTCGGTGAGCGCGCTGATGCAGATGGCGTGGTGGCTCGGTTCACATTATCTTCTGAAGACCTATCGGCGCAGTGGCCGCAGCTATTCGCGCATAGTAATCGTCGGGTGTAATCCCACCGGCGAGCGTCTGCTGGCTGAGATGGAGCTTGACAGCGGTTTCGGCTACAGATGTCAGGGATTCTTTGACCGCTACTGTCCGCCTGATTTCGAACTGCGCAGCCAGTATGCCGGCAATCTGGAGGAACTGGAGAAATTTGTGGTCGAGAACCATACCGACGAGATTTTCTATGCCCTTTCGGGTGAGCAGCGTGAGGCCGTCCAGCTCATACTGGGCATATGTGAGAAACACATGGTGAAATTCCACTTTGTCCCTCAGATTTCTCCCTTCCTGACACGCAAGTTCCGGCTTGACTCCATCGGGCAGATGCCGGTGCTCGAAGTGCGCCACAACCCGCTTGAGCGCAATGCCAACCGGGTGCTCAAACGTGCGTTTGACATAGCCTTCTCAGGTACATTCCTCATATTCTCTCCTGTCATCTTCATCCCCGTGGCGATTGCCATCAAGCTCAGCTCTCCCGGCCCGGTGTTTTTCCGCCAGATGCGCACCGGCTACATGGGACGCGATTTTCTTTGCTGGAAATTCCGCACCATGAGGGTCAACGAGCAGGCCGACAGTATGCAGGCCACGAGGAATGACCCGCGCAAGACGAAACTCGGCGATTTCCTGCGCCGCACGAGCATCGACGAGCTGCCGCAGTTTATCAATGTGTTCATGGGCGACATGTCGATTGTCGGCCCGCGTCCACACATGCTTAAACACACCGAGGACTACCGCCGTCTAATCAGCCAGTACATGGTGCGCCATCTGATCAAACCCGGCATCACCGGATGGGCGCAGGTGCGCGGCTACCGGGGTCAGACCGAGGAGCTTTGGCAGATGGAGCGACGTGTCGAACACGACATCTGGTATATAGAACACTGGTCGTTTCTCCTCGACCTTAAAATAATCGTCCGCACGGTCATCAATGCACTTGGCGGTGAGGAGCAGGCTTTCTGA
- a CDS encoding DUF349 domain-containing protein — protein MEPRDTSMPNDALDKTLNEGAASVAADSTNISTPTPEPAETVSSAVAVEEESPVAASSEELSEEVATERSHEPATKESILAALKLLSEKEPAEITNEEVSRLKQQFYAIRNEEQRNEREAFVEAGNQPEAFQPTTDETEEAFKAILATVKEKKAEQRAAIEAEQQKNYERKKEIIDKIIEMGSDVDNANRFFQQVRDLQNEFKEIGEVPAPVAADLWKSYQDAVEKFYDQLKINKELRDYDFKKNLSEKELLVAEADKLRAEEDVIAAFRRLQELHEQWRSIGPVPKEVREEIWGRFKDISAEINKRYQTFFEERKARERENELAKEALCERIESYEFDKLSTYAAWDEMTKLIIAAQEDWKKIGYASRKSNNALFARFRETCDKFFAAKAEFFRGMKDTLSRNLEKKIALCERAEALKDSTEWRKTADELAALQKEWKTIGAVAKKHSDQVWRRFLAACDYFFEQKKKNNSGTRRTERANLEQKNEIIDKLKALDLETLGRENAIKAVKDLQAEWQSVGHVPFSEKDNIYEAYRAVVNELYQKLDISQRGSRMASFENTINEIGNDENRLYRERERLMRVYEQRRSELQTYENNMGFLSAKSKNAGSMLKDMERRMQRLKDDIADLEKKIAVIDSKL, from the coding sequence ATGGAACCGCGTGACACTTCAATGCCAAACGACGCATTGGATAAAACCTTGAACGAAGGCGCCGCATCAGTGGCAGCCGATTCTACAAACATTTCCACTCCGACACCCGAACCGGCCGAGACCGTCTCATCGGCTGTAGCTGTTGAGGAGGAGTCGCCGGTGGCTGCTTCGTCTGAAGAGCTTTCAGAAGAAGTCGCTACGGAACGTTCGCATGAGCCTGCAACAAAAGAAAGCATCCTCGCTGCATTGAAGCTCCTTTCGGAGAAAGAACCTGCAGAGATCACCAATGAGGAAGTGTCGCGTCTGAAACAACAGTTCTATGCAATCCGCAACGAGGAGCAGCGCAACGAACGTGAGGCTTTCGTCGAGGCGGGAAATCAGCCTGAGGCTTTTCAGCCCACCACAGATGAAACCGAGGAGGCATTCAAGGCCATCCTTGCCACTGTAAAGGAGAAAAAGGCCGAGCAGCGTGCAGCCATCGAGGCCGAGCAGCAGAAGAACTACGAGCGCAAGAAGGAAATCATCGACAAGATTATTGAAATGGGAAGCGATGTCGACAATGCCAACCGTTTCTTCCAGCAGGTGCGAGATCTCCAGAATGAATTCAAGGAAATCGGCGAAGTGCCCGCTCCCGTAGCCGCCGATTTATGGAAAAGCTATCAGGATGCAGTCGAGAAATTCTACGACCAGCTCAAGATAAACAAGGAGCTCCGCGACTATGATTTCAAGAAGAACCTTTCGGAAAAGGAACTTCTTGTGGCCGAAGCCGACAAGCTTCGTGCGGAAGAGGATGTCATCGCAGCATTCCGCCGCCTTCAGGAACTCCACGAGCAGTGGCGTTCGATCGGTCCTGTGCCCAAGGAAGTGCGTGAGGAAATCTGGGGCCGCTTCAAGGATATATCAGCTGAAATCAACAAGCGCTACCAGACATTCTTCGAGGAGCGCAAGGCACGTGAGCGTGAAAACGAGCTCGCTAAGGAAGCGCTCTGCGAACGCATCGAGTCATACGAATTCGACAAGCTTTCGACCTATGCCGCATGGGACGAGATGACCAAGCTCATAATCGCCGCTCAGGAAGACTGGAAGAAGATCGGCTATGCTTCGCGCAAGTCGAACAATGCGCTGTTTGCCCGCTTCCGTGAGACATGCGATAAGTTCTTTGCCGCCAAGGCCGAGTTTTTCCGTGGCATGAAAGACACTCTTTCGCGCAACCTTGAGAAGAAAATCGCACTCTGCGAGCGCGCCGAGGCTCTTAAAGACAGTACCGAATGGCGTAAGACAGCCGACGAACTCGCCGCCCTTCAGAAAGAGTGGAAGACTATCGGCGCTGTGGCCAAGAAGCATTCCGATCAGGTGTGGCGCCGTTTCCTTGCCGCATGCGACTACTTCTTCGAGCAGAAGAAAAAGAACAACTCCGGCACACGCCGCACCGAGCGCGCCAACCTCGAACAGAAAAACGAGATTATCGACAAACTCAAGGCTCTCGACCTTGAGACTCTCGGACGCGAAAACGCAATCAAGGCAGTCAAGGACCTTCAGGCCGAATGGCAGAGCGTCGGTCATGTGCCGTTCAGCGAGAAAGACAATATCTATGAGGCTTACCGTGCGGTTGTCAACGAGCTGTATCAGAAACTCGACATTTCGCAGCGCGGTTCGCGCATGGCTTCTTTCGAGAATACGATCAATGAAATCGGCAATGACGAAAACCGTCTCTATCGTGAGCGCGAACGCCTGATGCGTGTCTACGAGCAGCGCCGCAGTGAACTCCAGACCTATGAGAACAACATGGGCTTTCTTTCGGCCAAGTCGAAGAACGCCGGTTCGATGCTCAAGGATATGGAACGCCGCATGCAGCGTCTAAAAGACGATATCGCCGATCTTGAGAAAAAAATAGCTGTCATCGACAGCAAACTCTGA
- a CDS encoding glycoside hydrolase family 43 protein produces MRKISLSLLPCAIGLIMAVSCNESDEKPMAVFSDFSYQVTMPDGDEVASPDWTPLLPGCYPDPSIVRVDDDYYMVNSSFAFYPGVPIWHSTDLRNWERLGYVLDRPSQLSLPDSIRVSGGIYAPSISYNPHNETFYMITTLVDNGGNFYVTCKDPKKGEWSDPVWLPEVGGIDPSLFFDADGKAYIVNNDSPEGEALYDGHRTIRIHDFDWKTGRVTGESKVIVNGGVNIDEKPVWIEGPHLYYIGGKYFLMCAEGGTGPDHREVIFESASPKGPFRPCRINPILTQRGLDPSRRYPVTCAGHADLVEDKDGRWWAVFLGVRPYSEDGHDIMGRETFIHRVGWKYGQPVITARDEVLEGRPQRERESRLWTADGLVDDAFFIRNPKSGFYSTDADGTLTVEASPVRFADKKSPSAIGRWVTENAFELSVTLDEFSPQSPEDIAGLMLFQDDDCHIVFGKAVNSYGDVVARVDARSKNDRVIEFESPLDDSSQPLRLRIVADGKGSYSFEYAEGDEDYRQLPQTVPASLLSTRTAGNFTGTAMGVYAVAAE; encoded by the coding sequence ATGAGAAAAATATCCTTATCTTTACTACCATGTGCCATCGGACTGATTATGGCCGTTTCGTGCAATGAGAGCGACGAGAAACCTATGGCTGTTTTTTCCGACTTCAGCTATCAGGTGACCATGCCCGACGGCGACGAAGTTGCTTCGCCCGACTGGACACCATTGTTGCCCGGATGTTATCCCGACCCGTCGATAGTCAGGGTTGACGATGATTACTATATGGTTAATTCTTCGTTTGCGTTCTATCCGGGAGTGCCGATATGGCACAGTACCGACCTGCGCAACTGGGAGCGCCTCGGCTATGTGCTCGACAGACCTTCGCAGCTCTCGCTCCCCGACAGCATCCGTGTGTCGGGTGGCATATATGCGCCTTCGATTTCCTATAATCCCCACAATGAGACTTTCTATATGATAACGACGCTCGTTGACAACGGGGGCAATTTCTATGTGACATGCAAAGACCCGAAAAAAGGTGAATGGAGCGATCCGGTCTGGTTGCCGGAGGTCGGCGGGATTGATCCGAGCCTGTTTTTCGATGCCGACGGCAAGGCTTATATAGTCAACAACGACTCTCCTGAAGGGGAGGCGCTCTACGACGGTCACCGGACCATACGCATCCATGATTTTGACTGGAAGACAGGCCGTGTGACCGGCGAGTCGAAGGTGATAGTCAACGGAGGTGTCAATATCGATGAGAAGCCCGTATGGATTGAAGGACCACACCTATATTATATAGGTGGGAAATATTTCCTTATGTGTGCCGAAGGAGGCACTGGCCCTGACCACCGCGAGGTGATATTTGAATCGGCAAGTCCCAAAGGGCCGTTCAGACCGTGCCGCATAAATCCGATACTGACGCAGAGAGGTCTTGACCCCTCGCGGCGATACCCCGTCACCTGTGCCGGGCATGCCGATCTCGTCGAGGACAAGGATGGCAGATGGTGGGCTGTGTTTCTCGGGGTGCGTCCCTACTCGGAAGACGGTCATGACATCATGGGGCGCGAGACTTTCATCCACCGTGTCGGCTGGAAATACGGCCAGCCTGTCATCACCGCCCGCGACGAGGTGCTTGAAGGGCGTCCGCAGCGCGAGCGTGAGAGCCGTCTGTGGACTGCCGACGGGCTTGTCGACGATGCGTTTTTCATCAGGAATCCGAAATCTGGTTTCTACAGCACAGACGCAGACGGGACTCTGACCGTTGAGGCTTCGCCTGTGAGATTTGCCGACAAGAAATCGCCATCGGCCATCGGACGCTGGGTGACGGAAAATGCGTTCGAACTGAGCGTGACACTCGATGAGTTCTCACCGCAGAGCCCTGAGGACATCGCGGGACTTATGCTGTTTCAGGATGATGACTGTCATATTGTCTTCGGAAAGGCGGTCAATTCGTATGGCGATGTGGTTGCGCGGGTCGATGCCCGGAGCAAGAATGACCGAGTGATAGAGTTCGAGTCGCCTCTCGACGACTCTTCGCAGCCTCTGCGTCTCAGGATAGTGGCCGACGGAAAGGGCAGCTACAGTTTTGAGTATGCCGAAGGCGATGAAGACTACCGTCAGTTGCCTCAGACAGTTCCCGCCTCGCTTCTCAGCACCCGCACCGCCGGAAACTTCACGGGCACTGCTATGGGGGTCTATGCGGTGGCTGCCGAGTGA
- a CDS encoding M6 family metalloprotease domain-containing protein — protein sequence MTSSHRLLPATIALISAISLGASPARPVRHTATLPDGSTVGYRMVGDERFHYLVTDDGYPLVADGATLCFAETGDNGRMVSSGVAAADPQFRSPATLTSLKNLDSNAVIEKAALSAEVSPIRAISPKYAPSRAPESMSTTTFPVTGSPRGLIILAEYTDVKFSTPMPQQYFSDMLNLEGFDRDRASGSARDYFIVSSAGVFTPQFDVVGPVTLPHTQAYYGRNEPYDDANASYMIPDACDILAAQGFDFSIYDCDNDGEIDNVYLIYAGRGESSGNLEDINTVWPHSWKVGDMNRYYNGCLLNHYACSNEIEGDKPDGIGTFCHEFSHVMGLPDLYYTGHSLLTYLTPDTWSVLDIGCYLNDSRTPPLYSSFERMSLGWLKPEVIDSPGEYALEPLADTNTAYLVKTDSDDEFFLFENRLKEGWDSYLRGEGMLIWHIDYDKDIWFSNTVNNTRSHQHVDLVEAISRTSPSASPSDPFRARQTSPNTPPTLRLQARVSFHGRITTPAIP from the coding sequence ATGACTTCATCACACAGACTTCTGCCTGCAACCATAGCGCTGATTTCAGCCATAAGCCTCGGAGCATCACCGGCCCGCCCGGTGAGACATACCGCCACACTCCCCGACGGCTCGACCGTCGGCTACCGGATGGTGGGTGACGAACGATTCCACTACCTTGTGACCGACGACGGATACCCCCTTGTGGCCGACGGAGCGACCCTCTGTTTCGCGGAGACAGGCGACAACGGGAGAATGGTCAGCAGCGGAGTGGCCGCCGCCGACCCTCAGTTCCGTTCGCCGGCAACTTTGACGTCCCTTAAAAACCTCGACAGCAACGCTGTAATTGAAAAAGCGGCATTGTCAGCCGAGGTCTCTCCTATACGCGCCATCAGTCCGAAATACGCCCCTTCACGCGCACCGGAATCCATGAGCACCACGACATTCCCCGTCACAGGTTCTCCGCGCGGACTTATAATCCTCGCCGAATATACCGACGTGAAATTCTCGACCCCCATGCCGCAGCAATATTTCAGCGACATGCTAAACCTTGAAGGTTTTGACCGGGACAGAGCCTCAGGCTCTGCACGCGATTATTTCATTGTATCGTCTGCCGGGGTGTTCACTCCGCAGTTCGATGTCGTAGGGCCGGTGACCTTACCCCACACACAGGCATACTACGGACGCAACGAGCCTTACGATGATGCCAACGCGTCCTACATGATACCCGACGCATGCGACATTCTCGCTGCCCAAGGCTTCGACTTTTCAATTTATGACTGCGACAATGACGGTGAAATCGACAACGTGTATCTCATCTATGCCGGCCGTGGCGAATCGTCGGGCAACCTTGAAGACATCAATACCGTGTGGCCTCACTCTTGGAAGGTCGGCGACATGAACCGGTACTACAACGGCTGTCTGCTCAACCACTACGCCTGTTCAAACGAAATCGAGGGAGACAAGCCTGACGGCATCGGTACGTTCTGCCATGAATTCTCACACGTCATGGGACTCCCCGACCTGTACTATACCGGACACTCGCTGCTCACCTATCTTACACCCGATACTTGGAGCGTACTTGATATCGGCTGCTATCTCAACGACTCCCGCACACCGCCTCTCTATTCATCTTTCGAACGCATGTCGCTCGGATGGCTGAAGCCAGAAGTAATCGACAGTCCCGGCGAATATGCGCTCGAACCGCTTGCCGATACCAATACCGCCTATCTTGTCAAGACTGATTCCGATGACGAATTTTTCCTCTTCGAAAACCGGCTTAAGGAGGGCTGGGATTCCTATCTCAGAGGCGAAGGCATGTTGATATGGCACATCGACTACGACAAAGACATCTGGTTCAGCAACACTGTCAACAACACCCGCTCCCACCAGCACGTAGATCTCGTCGAGGCCATCAGCCGTACATCGCCCTCAGCCTCCCCCAGCGACCCCTTCCGGGCGCGTCAAACGTCACCGAATACACCGCCGACACTGCGCCTCCAAGCCCGCGTTTCATTTCATGGTCGCATAACGACCCCGGCTATCCCTTGA
- a CDS encoding fumarylacetoacetate hydrolase family protein produces the protein MKIIRLVSLSSSPDIDIHPDSALILPGRPLFMPEWGEGWVASLHPSVRIGRLGKNIARKFASRYYDGVSLSLRVTLRECAGLEGVLSGMDSSLVNGAWLPAAHAQDGATVQVSVSDVPVFESVSEPIAPTVDEVIANVSEYMTLKMGDVIMLPPIAEPVDLKEGSRISALLDGETVVDLRIV, from the coding sequence ATGAAAATAATCCGTCTCGTTTCGTTATCATCCTCTCCCGACATTGATATCCACCCGGATTCGGCCCTGATTCTTCCGGGCCGTCCACTTTTCATGCCCGAATGGGGTGAGGGATGGGTGGCGTCGTTGCATCCGTCGGTCAGAATCGGCCGTCTCGGCAAGAACATCGCACGCAAGTTTGCCTCGCGCTACTATGACGGCGTGAGCCTTTCGCTTCGTGTCACCCTTAGGGAGTGCGCGGGGCTTGAGGGTGTTTTGTCGGGGATGGATTCGAGCCTTGTCAACGGGGCATGGCTGCCGGCGGCACATGCTCAGGACGGGGCGACGGTTCAGGTGTCGGTTTCCGATGTCCCGGTCTTTGAATCGGTGTCAGAGCCGATTGCGCCGACTGTCGATGAGGTCATAGCAAATGTCAGTGAATACATGACGTTAAAGATGGGCGATGTCATCATGCTGCCTCCGATTGCCGAGCCGGTAGACCTGAAAGAAGGGTCGCGCATCTCAGCTTTACTCGACGGGGAGACAGTGGTCGATCTGAGAATAGTCTGA
- a CDS encoding redox-sensing transcriptional repressor Rex, which produces METTAPYVPEPAIRRLPWYLACVSRLRAEGVEYVSSTAISHQLNVDSSQIAKDLSYLNIKGKTRIGYEVKELERGLLDFLGFHREHNAVMMGVGSLGAALMADSGLSRYGLNIVAGFDVNPDVVGTRLGGKPIYDYSDLERRVRELDAEIAVIAVPVESAAEVAQKCVDAGIKALWNFTPFHIKTSPAVAIQNTSIYAHLAVMYNRMPK; this is translated from the coding sequence ATGGAGACGACAGCACCATACGTACCGGAACCGGCCATACGCCGTCTGCCGTGGTATCTCGCCTGCGTGTCGCGTCTGAGAGCGGAGGGAGTCGAGTATGTTTCCTCGACAGCAATCTCACATCAGCTCAATGTCGACTCGTCGCAGATAGCGAAGGATTTGTCGTATCTCAACATCAAGGGCAAGACACGCATAGGCTATGAGGTAAAGGAGCTTGAACGCGGTCTGCTCGATTTTCTCGGTTTCCATCGCGAGCACAATGCGGTGATGATGGGTGTCGGCAGCCTCGGCGCGGCGCTTATGGCCGACTCCGGCCTGTCGCGCTACGGGCTCAACATCGTAGCCGGATTCGATGTCAATCCCGATGTGGTCGGTACGCGGCTCGGCGGCAAGCCTATCTATGATTATTCGGATCTTGAGCGCCGTGTGAGGGAGCTTGACGCGGAAATCGCTGTTATCGCAGTCCCCGTGGAGAGTGCTGCGGAGGTCGCACAGAAGTGTGTCGATGCAGGAATAAAGGCGCTCTGGAATTTCACACCTTTCCATATCAAGACATCGCCGGCGGTGGCCATACAGAACACCTCGATTTATGCGCATCTCGCGGTGATGTATAACCGTATGCCAAAATGA
- the gltX gene encoding glutamate--tRNA ligase: MNRKVRVRFAPSPTGPLHIGGVRTALYNYLFARRNGGDMILRIEDTDSNRFVPGAEDYINESLAWLGIKIDEGVREGGAYGPYKQSERRDIYRTHVRQLLDAGRAYIAFDTPEELEAARAATPNFQYDASTRMNMRNSLAMQPEEVKRLMDEGTPYVVRFLIEPGRDVEVNDLLRGKVTINSSILDDKVLYKSADDLPTYHLANIVDDHLMEVSHVIRGEEWLPSAPLHVLLYEAFGWADTRPEFVHLPLLLKPDGKGKLSKRDGDRLGFPVFPLEWTDPKTGAVSSGYRESGYLPEAVINFLALLGWNPGDDTEIMSMDELIAKFSFDHCSRSGAKFAFDKGRWFNHEYLQTTPDDELARLFRPVLEAHGVNAADFSDDYIARVVSLVKGRINFVADLWDQAKFFFVAPLTYAEKDIKKRWKEDTPAILTELIEVLRSLPDFSSKGAEPVVLDWVAAKGYHLGNVMNAFRLTLVGECKGPHIFDITELIGRDETIARIQRGIDTIKAPES, encoded by the coding sequence ATGAACCGCAAAGTAAGAGTACGTTTCGCTCCCTCTCCAACAGGCCCGCTCCACATCGGAGGTGTCCGCACAGCGCTTTACAACTATCTTTTCGCACGTCGCAACGGTGGCGACATGATTCTCCGTATCGAGGACACCGATTCCAACCGTTTCGTCCCGGGTGCGGAGGACTACATCAACGAGTCGCTTGCATGGCTCGGAATCAAGATTGACGAAGGTGTCCGCGAAGGCGGCGCTTACGGTCCTTACAAGCAGAGCGAACGCCGTGACATATACCGCACACATGTCAGACAGCTCCTCGATGCCGGACGCGCATACATCGCTTTCGACACCCCCGAGGAACTCGAAGCCGCACGCGCGGCCACTCCTAACTTCCAGTATGACGCATCGACCCGCATGAACATGCGCAACTCCCTCGCGATGCAGCCCGAAGAAGTGAAACGCCTCATGGACGAGGGCACCCCCTACGTGGTCCGTTTCCTCATCGAACCGGGACGCGACGTGGAAGTCAACGACCTCCTGCGCGGAAAAGTGACCATCAACTCATCGATTCTCGACGACAAAGTGCTCTACAAGAGCGCCGACGACCTTCCGACCTATCACCTCGCCAACATTGTCGACGACCATCTCATGGAAGTGTCCCACGTCATCCGCGGCGAGGAATGGCTGCCGTCAGCACCGCTCCACGTGCTCCTTTACGAAGCATTCGGCTGGGCCGACACCCGTCCTGAATTCGTCCATCTCCCCCTTCTGCTCAAACCCGACGGCAAAGGCAAGCTCTCGAAGCGCGACGGCGACCGCCTCGGCTTCCCCGTGTTCCCTCTCGAATGGACCGACCCCAAGACAGGCGCTGTCTCCTCGGGCTACCGCGAGTCGGGCTACCTTCCCGAAGCTGTCATCAACTTCCTCGCCCTTCTCGGATGGAATCCCGGCGACGACACCGAAATCATGTCGATGGACGAGCTTATCGCGAAATTCTCATTCGACCACTGCTCGCGTTCGGGCGCTAAATTCGCTTTCGACAAAGGACGCTGGTTCAACCACGAATATCTCCAGACCACACCCGACGACGAACTCGCCCGCCTGTTCCGCCCCGTCCTTGAGGCTCACGGCGTGAACGCAGCCGATTTCTCCGACGATTACATCGCCCGGGTGGTCTCACTCGTGAAGGGACGCATCAATTTCGTTGCCGACCTCTGGGATCAGGCAAAATTCTTCTTCGTAGCACCCTTGACCTACGCCGAAAAGGACATCAAGAAACGCTGGAAAGAAGATACCCCCGCCATCCTCACAGAGCTTATCGAGGTGCTCCGCTCGCTCCCCGACTTCAGCTCGAAGGGCGCAGAACCCGTCGTCCTCGACTGGGTGGCTGCCAAGGGCTATCATCTCGGAAATGTGATGAATGCCTTCCGACTCACCCTCGTCGGCGAATGCAAAGGCCCGCACATCTTCGACATCACCGAGCTTATCGGACGCGACGAGACCATCGCCAGAATACAGCGCGGCATCGACACCATCAAAGCCCCCGAATCCTGA
- the argC gene encoding N-acetyl-gamma-glutamyl-phosphate reductase, producing MIKVGIIGGSGYAAGELIRILINHPDVELKWVHSRTVGGQRIVDVHQGLHGEIDMNFSSNFDLKNIDVLFCCRPAGKTREFIETHTMPEDLKIIDLARDHRIEDGTHDFVYGLSELNRKPMVRGARHVANPGCVAMAVELSLMPLAKNLLLNSDIHTTVITGATSEGAEHRPTTHYAWRNDNMVVYRPFAHTQMPEILQALKAMQQSFNSKIHMLPMRGCFSRGIMAVSYLDCSLDLPEIIKLYSDYFADHNFTFITSKIPDLKDVVNTNKCIIHLDKIDGKVLITAVIDNLLKGGAGNAVHTMNLLFGLQETTGLTMKPAAF from the coding sequence ATGATCAAAGTAGGCATAATCGGAGGTTCAGGCTATGCCGCCGGCGAACTCATCCGCATCCTAATCAACCACCCCGATGTCGAACTGAAATGGGTTCATTCGCGCACCGTCGGCGGACAGCGCATCGTCGATGTCCATCAGGGCCTCCACGGAGAAATCGACATGAACTTTTCAAGCAACTTCGATCTCAAAAACATAGATGTCCTTTTCTGCTGCCGCCCGGCCGGAAAGACCCGTGAATTCATCGAGACACACACCATGCCCGAAGACCTCAAAATCATCGATCTCGCACGCGACCACCGCATCGAGGACGGCACTCACGACTTCGTCTACGGACTATCGGAGCTTAACCGCAAACCGATGGTGCGCGGTGCACGCCATGTAGCCAACCCCGGCTGCGTCGCTATGGCTGTCGAGCTCTCACTCATGCCGCTGGCCAAAAACCTCCTGCTCAACTCCGACATCCACACAACCGTCATCACCGGCGCGACAAGCGAAGGTGCGGAACACCGGCCCACCACCCACTATGCGTGGCGCAACGACAACATGGTGGTCTACCGCCCGTTCGCCCACACACAAATGCCCGAAATCCTTCAGGCCCTCAAGGCGATGCAACAGAGCTTCAACTCAAAGATCCACATGCTGCCGATGCGCGGCTGCTTCTCGCGCGGCATAATGGCTGTCAGCTACCTCGACTGCTCGCTCGACCTCCCCGAAATCATAAAGCTCTACAGCGACTATTTCGCCGACCACAACTTCACATTCATCACATCCAAGATTCCCGACCTCAAAGACGTGGTCAACACCAACAAGTGCATCATCCACCTCGACAAAATCGACGGCAAGGTGCTCATCACGGCTGTAATCGATAATCTGCTGAAAGGTGGCGCAGGCAACGCTGTCCACACCATGAACCTCCTCTTCGGCCTTCAGGAGACAACGGGTCTCACCATGAAGCCCGCGGCATTCTGA